Within Coffea arabica cultivar ET-39 chromosome 4e, Coffea Arabica ET-39 HiFi, whole genome shotgun sequence, the genomic segment ataattttcaaagattattcTATGTtaatacaactttaatttttatacttgtgacccagaaaataaatttattaagattttaccattttattaaATTCATAGGCATTAATATATGAAAATTGCGTACCATTTTATTATATTCATCGGTGTCCATATATGGAAATTGTGATGTATAGATACGTGCAATTCTATATATAActcaaaagatttttttttactgtcatccaaactttttaaccttttacaaattcaaaaataattcaaaatttataatatgacaaattattcttacatattttataaggtcatatgcaaaaaaaaagttttcatagtttatttaaaatgcttaaaacatataacatttataaatgatacGTACAATTGTGTATCATACATTTACATTACGAATAATTACTAACTATAATACTAAGTttcaattattaataaaaaatcttagcattatttcaaataaacttcctaatacttgttccatataagtttctttaagtaaaatagtaaatttatgccataaactagtaagttttgatgattaacccaaatttactattctatcaacaatatttactattagtctataaaaacttactattatttgaactaaacttactctccaaaaagtaagttttagatatagagtagttttctacttaaaaaaaaaagtaagttccatatttcttcaaatttactttttgagacataaaagttactaatttctTGAGTTAACTTACTATCTTTAATGTAAAACTTACTAACCATATTTTTAGGTACTATTTTATTTAGATGACCAGTATAACaggtaatcaaatggtcgctaaaagtgtttttacctgttatatcaggtaaaaacAGTTTCGTTATCATAACGCTCGTTACTTCAGACTTTTCCTAATCATTAATGAATGAAtctccccccaaaaaaaaattaacaaaaaagtaGTCCTGGGCTCGTCCGTCAAAACACGGATTGAGACCATACTTGGCTAGTACAATGACCGGCCTGGGTTTGCACAATAGCCCAAAGGGTCCTTTGCAGCCCATGCGATGAGTTTTCCTGGAATCTGTACTTGGGAATAAATGTCTTTGCCACCCGGCCTTGTTCCACATTTTTGTTTGATCTTTGCtttgtcaaaaaattttatatttgctGTAAACAAGGAGAAGTCTATCTGATAAATACAGTCTCCTCTCTGGATTGAATGGTGTCATTTGATTCCACAATTTATCAACTGATATAATTATGTTATAATCAACTTGTCAAAGAAATTAAATGAGATAGAATAATATATCTTTgaggttaaaaaaaattttgaacgaaaaagaAGAGAATGTGTCTTTGATTTATTATATAATTACAAATAGCTCCAATAGTGGGATCAATAGAGTTTAATACTAATAAAAATAGTACCGTAACTACTGACGTGTGTAAGTGGGATCAAAAGTAACATTTTCGTTCAAATGGACTGGCATTTAATTGGAATGAACTCAGAAGGTGGCAGTTTTAAACTGTAGCGTTAAGCAAATGGAACAACAAAGTAGGAGTGCATTCGATTCGAGTCATCATGAAGTGAGCAGTGCATTACCTGAGTTCGACTCAAGGTAAAATAATTGAATTTGAGATTGAGCTCTTCAAGTTTTTAGAAGTCGAGAGTTTGAACTCGACCTCAGTTTATTTTATTCAAACTCaagtttaattaaatttaattgaaTCAAATTGAGTTCAATTGAACTTATTTGAGTGTAATCGAACCTAATCAAACTcacaataataaatataaaaaaattatagtatATATATAATCAACTTCGACTAGACTCATCAACCCTTCGAGTGGAATCCGACTTGTGATCTAAAACGAGTAATTAATTGAAACTCGAGTTTAAGTTTGATCAAAACGAATTCGAGTCGAGTTGTTGAACAAATAAATTGCGAGACCGGCTCGAACTGCTTAGTTGGGCGTGAGTCGCGTGACCCCTGCCCTTAAATGGTGAAAGGTTGCCAGTCGAAACCGACGAACCGGAGTGCCGGGCTACGTGTGAGAATTACATTTGATAGCCAAGAACACAACTGCCAATCAATCAGTGGCCTCCATTATTGCCCAATCTTgtactagtatttatttgggcAAAACGTGAAAGCGaataaaatttggatttcattgagaaaaaagacaaaaatataaTAATGCTAGAGAGCAAGCGTTTGAGTCCAATTATTAAAGTTGTTGGATATTTTATGCGCAACGTGGCATTAATTTGTAAACCTCTTGGCCCTTGGAATAGTGTTAAGTAATATgtttgttggaaaaataaaagaaatttcattaTAAAATACTTATTACAAAATTCTAGGTAGGATATAGACAAAGTGTCATGTCAAATTTTGTCAATTATGCTCATTGCACAACGCCAAGAGCTTGATAAAGTACCATTGATTTAATATGTTATCTCTCGTTCTCGTGTGTGGATCGATGGCGACACGAATGTGAAATTGACACGAGGCTAAAGGACCACGACCAAGCGGTGTGTGTTTGTTGTGCATTCACCCACCCTTTTATGGTTCAAACTTCAAACCTATGCAAGTAACTCTTCCTAATTAATAAcatatttaaacaaaaatttctaTCCTATAATTCTGGAATTGTTAGAGAGTTAGTGTATTTGCCTAAATCAAATGAGATTGTAttgcctatttcttgatttCAGAGATGTTTGGGCTAATCTGCCATTAATTTTCTATTTAGAGTTTAGTCCATTTATACTTTATTCTAATTGTAACTGATGGTATTAAGATTTCAATAATGTCTTTAATTTGAAAGTTTCTTAACTACTTTTTAGTCCTTTTCTTGGCTAGTTCGTAGTTGAATTTAAGGCTTTTTTGCTGGTTTTTTGGGCTATTTCTTAATGGTTTTTTATGCTGGATTTCTCTAAACTACTGCTATGAAgttttgtggtttttttttttttgcggccTTTTGGCAGCTaagttattgatttttttttattgcttaACAGACTGGCAATGCTGAACAGGTCTTGTTTGTCTTTGTTGTTGTTTCATTATGGTTAATATGGACGATTTGGCTGTTGTTTGGTTGTTTTTCTTGGCTAGTTTTTAATTGTATTTAAAGATatatttttacttattttttgtgCTGAATTTCTCAATCAATGGGCtgtttttttgactttttttgctGCTGTTTTTTTATAGCTAACTTgttggtttcttttgttttttaatgTAGTTAATGTTGAAGTACTTATGCATCAGAGGCCGACTTGTAGATGAAGTGTTGAAAACACTATTTACATTTAAATCTTGTCGGTGATTTACTGTACTTTGATTTCTTGTGTAACAATGGTTGAACATTTTGAGTGTTGGATATTTAGATTTTTATGTATTATAGGTTTATGATTGTATCAGTGAATAATTTGTAGTACTCAAGATCAGGAATATGTGAAAATTGCTTTTATTATGCTTAAATTTTACCAAGAACATGCAGACAAAAATGTTATTTTCTTGCCCAAATTTCTAGAAAGTCGAATTGATTTTGAGCTCGAGCGAGAAAATCGAGTGAAAATCAAGTTGACTTTAAATTCCTCGGGAGCCAAAATATCGAACAAAACTCAGACTGACGTCTCGAGCTGCTCACGAGTTAAAAATCGAACTAAACTCACGAGTCAAAAACGAGTCGAACtcgaatttttccttttctcagtTGAATTGAGTTTAAGGTTCGTTTTTTAGACTCAACGAGCTtgaggttgaattctaattttaACTCGCAAATTAACAAGTCCAATTTGATCcgataagttcaaaatttgattCGACTGCATTCCTTTGTAACTCAATCTGACATGAGTGCTCCAAGCCTCCAACCAACTAACCACGTGATGAACGAGTGGTCTGTCGCTTGTTTATTACTGACTAGACACCGATTACTCCCATTCCTTACTGGGCCCACATTCCTTCCCGTTACAATCATTAAAAGGCCCTGTCACGCGGGAGCAGTAAAAACTTGACCATAAAATTTCTCAATTGATTCAAAATCGACGTAGATTAGAAGCAAATAGGAAGAATAACAGCAATggttaaaaaaatttcacatttccaTTCTCAAGATTAAAATGAGCATTTCATTCCTTTGCAAATTGCAAGTGTATCATACTTATTAGTACATCAGAATTAAGACATTTGATGCAAAAAGCATGCATCAGTAAAATGAAATGTAGTTTTACAAGAGTAATAAAAGAAAATCAGATTTACGTCTCAAATTTTAAGCGGTCCAGGGTCTGGACAACAgacttaaaattcataaaagaaaaaactttatTGATGAAATATGCGTTAATACAGGAATTTTCTGCCTATATAATGGACGAAGTATCAGTCCTCCGGCATGGAGCTGCAAAAAATGGCAGTAGCATTAGCGGCATGTCTTTGCCTTCTAGTACTCGGCGCCACAACTTCCCAAGCTCGCCACCCAGCTCACCAGGATCCAAAACTAATTAATCCTATCCGCATGATGCCTGAAGCCTCCTCCGGCGACTCTGTCCCCGTATATAATTGCCTGAGTTGGCGTCTGACCGTGGAAACCAACAACAAGCGCAACTGGACTAATGTCCCGGCAATATGCGGGTTCTACGTTGCATACTACATGACTGGCAGGCAATACGGTTATGACTGTGAAGCCGTGGTTGCTATTGCCATCAAGTATGTTAAGAGTCTCTCCATACCCACAGATGGCAGGAGCATTTGGATCTTCGACATCGATGACACTGCACTTTCTAACTTGCCCTTCTTCTCCAGGCCGGACGTTTTCTTTGGGTAAGTAACGATTTTTATTTTCCCACCATCTTTAACCTGTGGATTACTGcgttattttgatattttgtgTCCTGTCGTTTTAGGGTGAAGACGCTTAACGCGGAGTTGGAGGCTGAGTTTTATGAATTTATTCTGACGGCAGAAGTACCAGTACTTGCAGCAACTCTGAGGTTGTACCAAGCTACAGTCGAGGCGGGGATTAAGGCTGTCTTCCTGACTGGATCATCAGAACGTTCTGCAGATGCAAGGGCTAAGAATTTGAAGGCAGTTGGATACGACACCTGGGAAGAGCTCATTCTCAAGTAATCTTTACTTTCTCCTGCTTCTAGTTCTTTTGCATCGCTAAAGTAAGCAGTAATTATTGCGTCTTGTGAGTAATTGGTTCTTCATTGTGTAGTAGAGGAAAAAGGTACATCAATTAGTCGAAATACCAGATGGGAtcttgattattattattacttttttggGGTTTGATGAATGCAACTTGGGATGAAAATCTGAAGTCTGTCGAGGTTACAATTGCATGCACCATGAGCTTTTGGCAAATACTACTTTTACTAGTGTTTTATTAGACTAGAATCTGGCAAATAACTCCTGCTTGTCTACAGAGATTGAAGAACAGAGTACTCCTGCTTGGTATTTTAACAGCCACATATTCATTTTAGGAGGCGCAATGAATTTTTAACTTTAAATTAGGCTTCTTCTTTTTTGAGTACTGATCCCAGGAGAACTTTGGTTGGTGCACGATCGCAGGCCCGACTCTGTAAACACATCAGTACAAGCTTTCAAATCTCAGGTGAGAAATCGGCTGGTGGTCCAGGGATACAGAATTGAAGGAAACATTGGAGACCAGTGGGCTGATATAGTCGGGTCCAATGTTGGTCGCCGGACTTTCAAGCTACCAAATCCTATGTACTACGGTGCCTACTAATTTGGGTGCGGGAGATGCAACCCAATTGAACTTAGGTCCTTGTCAAGCCGATCTTCATGATCGTTGATCAGTTTCTCTGAGAATAAATGGGTTTTGAACTAAGCTTGACTCAATTATGTATAAACTCTTGCTTGCCCTGTTCTCGTGTCAATCGACCCTTCGTACTGGAAAGTTTGTGTTTTTCCCAAGCAATAAATGGCTATGCTGTAATACAGCTTGAAATGAAGTCCGACATTTATGGTCCCGTGCAATGACCTGTGTTCTTTTAACCTGTTGCAGTAAACATCTAGCCGAGTAAAAAAAGTATTATGGTATTAGAACACATCATTTGGGCTAATTTCTTAAAACGTAGCTCTTGCAAAGGCTTCTCAATtgctaaattggaaacaatggACAACACATGTGTTGGGAATGTTAtcccaaacaaacaaacaaattctATTTTTGTTGTGATGTTATCCAAGAGTTTAACTTATTGCTTGAATATTTTGTATTATACATGAAACGTTATCAAtaattattccttttttttttttacaaaaatagtttgaatatttatatattatccAGTAACACATTTCTCACATTCTCATTAGTAAAATTTAAGTACGTAATTTCTCAAAGAATGTTGTCATTTCTTATTAAGTGAGTCAACATGTGTTGACTTCTAATACTTATCCAATGGCTTAGTCCTTATTTGGATTGTTAATTTTTGTGGAAAAATTCTATATTTTT encodes:
- the LOC113741993 gene encoding acid phosphatase 1-like, whose translation is MELQKMAVALAACLCLLVLGATTSQARHPAHQDPKLINPIRMMPEASSGDSVPVYNCLSWRLTVETNNKRNWTNVPAICGFYVAYYMTGRQYGYDCEAVVAIAIKYVKSLSIPTDGRSIWIFDIDDTALSNLPFFSRPDVFFGVKTLNAELEAEFYEFILTAEVPVLAATLRLYQATVEAGIKAVFLTGSSERSADARAKNLKAVGYDTWEELILKPDSVNTSVQAFKSQVRNRLVVQGYRIEGNIGDQWADIVGSNVGRRTFKLPNPMYYGAY